A section of the Clostridium omnivorum genome encodes:
- a CDS encoding OAM dimerization domain-containing protein codes for MSGGLYSTDKKDYDKSLDLTKVKPYGDTMNDGKVQLSFTLPVPDGDRAVEAAKQLAKKMGLEDPSVAHHHALDKEFTFFVVYGGVAHSIDYTSIHVQSVEVNTMSMEEVNDYIKENIKRKVVVIGASTGTDAHTVGIDAIMNMKGFAGHYGLERYEMIEAYNLGSQVTNEEFIKKAIELKADVLLVSQTVTQKNIHIQNLTELVELLEAEGLRDKVVLICGGPRISHELAKELGYDAGFGPAKYADDVATFAVTELVERKLV; via the coding sequence ATGAGCGGAGGATTATATTCAACTGATAAGAAGGATTATGATAAGAGCTTAGACCTAACAAAGGTTAAGCCATACGGAGATACAATGAATGACGGAAAGGTTCAGCTAAGCTTTACACTTCCCGTACCAGATGGAGATAGAGCAGTAGAAGCAGCTAAGCAGCTTGCAAAGAAAATGGGACTTGAAGACCCATCAGTAGCACACCACCATGCACTTGATAAGGAATTTACCTTTTTCGTTGTCTACGGAGGAGTGGCGCATTCAATAGATTACACTTCAATTCATGTTCAAAGTGTTGAGGTAAACACCATGAGTATGGAAGAAGTAAATGATTATATAAAAGAAAATATTAAGCGTAAAGTAGTAGTTATAGGGGCTAGCACAGGAACTGATGCCCATACTGTTGGTATAGATGCTATTATGAATATGAAAGGCTTTGCTGGTCACTATGGACTTGAAAGATACGAAATGATAGAAGCATATAATCTTGGCAGTCAAGTGACAAATGAAGAGTTTATAAAGAAGGCTATAGAGCTTAAGGCAGATGTACTTTTAGTATCTCAAACAGTAACACAAAAGAACATTCATATACAAAATCTAACTGAGCTCGTTGAGTTATTGGAAGCCGAAGGCCTAAGAGACAAAGTGGTATTAATCTGCGGAGGACCAAGAATATCTCATGAACTAGCTAAGGAACTAGGCTATGATGCAGGTTTTGGACCAGCAAAATATGCTGATGACGTTGCAACCTTTGCAGTAACTGAATTAGTGGAAAGAAAATTAGTATAA
- a CDS encoding lysine 5,6-aminomutase subunit alpha, with protein MESKLNLNWDLVDKSRQAAKSIALDTQEFIDRHTTVTVERTICRLLGIDGVNEFGVPLPNVVVDNIKNGNGLSLGAAAYIGNAMVNTKLSPQEIAEKVAKGELDLTKLPMADAFEIKLAINNIAKETVERIKSNRAKRDEYLGKFGDKQGPYLYVIVATGNIYEDITQAVAAAKQGADVIAVIRTTGQSLLDYVPYGATTEGFGGTFATQENFRLMRNALDEVGEELGRYIRLCNYCSGLCMPEIAAMGALERLDVMLNDALYGILFRDINMQRTIVDQYFSRIINGFAGVIINTGEDNYLTTADAVEEAHTVLASQFINEQFALLAGLPEEQMGLGHAFEIDPSLKNGFLYELAQAQMAREIFPKAPLKYMPPTKFMTGNIFRGHVQDALFNMVTIMTSQKLHLLGMLTEAIHTPFMSDRALSIENAQYIFNTMADLGDEITYKKGGIMENRVDEVLNKACDLLSEIEGMGLFKTLEKGVFGGVKRPIDGGKGLDGVVEKDSNYLNPFIELMLNRA; from the coding sequence ATGGAAAGCAAGTTAAACTTGAATTGGGACTTAGTAGACAAAAGCAGACAGGCTGCTAAAAGTATTGCTCTTGACACTCAAGAATTTATTGACAGACACACTACTGTAACGGTAGAAAGAACAATATGCAGACTTTTAGGTATTGATGGGGTAAATGAGTTTGGAGTTCCTCTTCCTAATGTGGTGGTAGATAACATCAAAAACGGAAATGGACTTTCACTTGGGGCTGCGGCTTATATAGGAAATGCTATGGTGAATACAAAACTTTCACCACAGGAGATAGCTGAAAAGGTAGCAAAGGGAGAGCTTGATTTAACAAAACTTCCAATGGCAGATGCCTTTGAAATAAAGCTAGCTATAAATAATATAGCAAAGGAAACAGTTGAAAGAATAAAGTCCAATAGAGCAAAGAGGGATGAATACCTAGGCAAGTTTGGAGACAAACAAGGACCTTATTTATATGTAATAGTTGCAACAGGAAACATATATGAAGATATAACTCAGGCTGTTGCAGCAGCAAAGCAGGGAGCAGATGTAATTGCTGTTATAAGAACTACAGGACAAAGCTTACTTGATTATGTACCTTATGGCGCTACTACTGAAGGCTTTGGTGGAACTTTTGCAACTCAAGAAAACTTTAGACTTATGAGAAATGCTCTTGATGAAGTAGGCGAAGAGCTTGGAAGATATATAAGATTATGCAACTACTGCTCAGGACTGTGCATGCCTGAAATAGCTGCTATGGGAGCACTTGAAAGACTTGATGTTATGCTTAATGATGCTCTTTATGGAATATTATTTAGAGATATTAATATGCAAAGAACCATTGTAGACCAATACTTTTCAAGAATAATTAATGGCTTCGCAGGAGTTATTATAAACACTGGAGAGGACAACTATTTAACCACTGCTGATGCAGTAGAAGAAGCACATACAGTACTGGCTTCTCAATTTATAAATGAGCAATTTGCACTTTTAGCTGGTCTTCCAGAGGAGCAAATGGGGCTAGGCCATGCGTTTGAAATAGACCCAAGTTTAAAAAATGGCTTCTTATATGAATTAGCACAAGCTCAGATGGCAAGGGAAATCTTTCCTAAGGCACCATTAAAGTATATGCCTCCTACAAAGTTTATGACTGGAAATATATTCAGGGGACATGTTCAGGATGCACTATTCAACATGGTAACTATTATGACATCACAAAAGCTGCATCTTTTAGGAATGCTAACAGAAGCAATTCATACTCCATTTATGTCAGACAGAGCGCTGTCAATAGAGAATGCTCAGTATATCTTTAATACTATGGCTGATCTAGGAGATGAAATAACCTATAAAAAAGGCGGAATAATGGAAAATAGAGTAGACGAAGTTTTAAATAAGGCCTGCGATCTACTAAGTGAAATAGAAGGTATGGGACTTTTCAAAACTCTTGAAAAAGGAGTATTTGGAGGAGTTAAGAGACCAATTGATGGCGGCAAAGGCCTTGATGGTGTTGTAGAGAAGGACAGTAATTACTTAAATCCATTCATAGAGCTTATGCTGAATAGAGCGTAA
- a CDS encoding MutS-related protein: MKAIKFLDSEQREQVGFSFILEKLDLLTPYGMEEKKHIKPFGRTKKSELIAEFENIDMVLSSFSENKTVFREIERCFYKLKDIRASIKRCDNLITLDDVELFEIKSFGILIGDFLESFKKLDLKIDCLKFHSLEGLVSLLDPEEKRIPTFYIYDNYSKRLKDIRIEKRSLEEKIMVENDEEKVKELKSLRLKKVIAEEEEELSIRKHLTEEINKYVLEIDENIKAIAKLDLLLAKAKLAKTYGGIKPVISEKMELHFRGLFNPEIKEILGQRGKEFTPISIDLKDGTTIITGANMGGKSVALKSIVLNVMLAQCGFYIFSEEAVVPVVDFIYFISDDMQSISKGLSTFGAEIIKLKEVILSAKAQKGFIALDEFARGTNPKEGYYLVKSLAKYLSDFDSISLISTHYDGVVEGEMVHYQVAGLKNVDFNSLKYKIDLNRKFSVEIIQEHMDYKLERVSKENKVPKDALNICMLLGLEEELVELAKSYYKEDKS; encoded by the coding sequence GTGAAGGCTATTAAGTTTTTAGATAGTGAACAAAGAGAGCAGGTAGGCTTTTCTTTTATATTGGAAAAGCTAGACTTATTAACCCCTTATGGAATGGAAGAAAAGAAGCACATAAAACCTTTTGGAAGAACAAAAAAAAGTGAACTCATTGCTGAGTTTGAAAATATAGATATGGTGTTATCCAGTTTTAGTGAAAATAAAACTGTTTTTAGGGAAATAGAAAGATGTTTTTATAAACTAAAGGACATAAGAGCTTCCATTAAAAGGTGTGATAATTTAATAACTTTAGATGATGTAGAGCTTTTTGAAATAAAGAGTTTTGGTATTCTAATTGGAGATTTTTTAGAGAGCTTTAAAAAGTTGGATTTAAAGATTGATTGTTTAAAATTCCATTCTCTTGAGGGTCTAGTCAGTCTATTAGACCCTGAAGAGAAAAGAATTCCTACATTTTACATATACGATAATTATTCTAAAAGGCTGAAAGATATAAGGATTGAAAAGAGAAGCCTTGAGGAAAAGATAATGGTAGAAAATGATGAGGAAAAGGTCAAAGAACTTAAGAGCTTAAGGCTTAAGAAGGTAATTGCAGAGGAAGAGGAAGAACTCAGTATTAGAAAACATTTGACTGAGGAAATAAACAAGTATGTTTTAGAAATAGATGAAAATATAAAAGCTATTGCAAAGCTTGATTTATTGTTAGCAAAGGCAAAGCTTGCTAAGACATATGGCGGTATTAAACCTGTAATTTCAGAAAAAATGGAGCTGCATTTTAGAGGCTTATTTAACCCGGAAATTAAGGAGATACTTGGTCAGAGAGGAAAAGAATTTACTCCTATAAGTATAGACTTAAAGGATGGTACCACCATAATCACTGGGGCAAATATGGGAGGAAAAAGCGTAGCACTAAAAAGCATTGTGTTGAATGTAATGCTGGCGCAGTGCGGCTTTTATATTTTTTCAGAAGAAGCTGTGGTTCCTGTGGTTGACTTTATATACTTTATTTCAGATGATATGCAGTCTATTTCTAAAGGACTAAGCACCTTTGGCGCTGAAATTATAAAGCTTAAGGAAGTTATACTTAGTGCAAAAGCACAAAAGGGCTTCATTGCCTTGGACGAATTTGCCAGGGGTACAAATCCAAAGGAAGGCTACTATTTAGTAAAATCTCTAGCAAAGTATCTCTCAGATTTTGATTCCATAAGCCTTATATCTACACATTATGATGGAGTAGTAGAGGGTGAAATGGTGCATTATCAAGTGGCTGGACTTAAGAATGTAGATTTTAACTCATTAAAATATAAGATAGATTTAAATAGAAAATTCTCTGTAGAAATAATACAAGAACATATGGATTATAAGCTTGAGAGAGTTTCTAAGGAGAATAAGGTACCAAAGGATGCATTAAATATATGCATGCTATTAGGACTTGAAGAGGAACTAGTAGAGCTTGCAAAAAGTTACTATAAAGAAGATAAAAGCTAA
- the ablA gene encoding lysine 2,3-aminomutase — MKVNRRFELFKDVPDEQWNDWKWQVRNRIETVEDLKKYIPLTKEEEEGVVKCLQSLRMAITPYYLSLIDINDPHDPVRKQAIPTALELHKSSCEAADPLHEDGDSPVPGLTHRYPDRALLLVTDQCSMYCRHCTRRRFAGQHDSSLPMKQIDNAIDYIAKTPVIRDVLISGGDPLLLSDDKLEYIIKRLREIPHVEIVRIGSRTPVVMPQRITEDLVNMLKKYHPIWLNTHFNHTNEITEDSKRACELLANAGIPLGNQSVLLRGVNDCVHVMKKLVNELVKIRVRPYYIYQCDLSMGLSHFRTPVAKGIEIIEGLRGHTSGFCVPTFVVDAPGGGGKTPVMPNYVISQGANKIILRNFEGVITTYSEPENYTPGCNCEVCRGEVSVKKVGVSGLLNGQQLSLEPEGLERKQREKSKHQVASV, encoded by the coding sequence ATGAAAGTTAATAGAAGATTCGAGCTGTTCAAGGATGTGCCTGATGAGCAGTGGAATGACTGGAAGTGGCAAGTAAGGAATAGAATAGAGACAGTTGAAGATTTGAAAAAGTATATTCCACTTACCAAGGAGGAAGAGGAGGGTGTAGTTAAGTGCCTTCAAAGCTTAAGAATGGCTATAACTCCATATTATCTATCACTTATAGATATTAACGATCCTCATGATCCAGTGAGAAAACAAGCAATACCAACGGCGCTAGAGCTGCACAAGTCTAGCTGTGAGGCAGCTGACCCACTACATGAGGATGGGGATTCTCCTGTACCTGGGTTAACTCACAGATATCCTGATAGGGCATTACTTCTTGTTACTGATCAATGTTCTATGTATTGCAGACATTGCACAAGAAGAAGATTTGCAGGACAGCATGATTCATCACTTCCAATGAAACAAATAGATAATGCTATAGATTATATAGCTAAGACTCCAGTTATAAGAGATGTTTTGATTTCCGGAGGAGATCCACTTCTTTTATCAGATGATAAGCTAGAGTATATAATTAAAAGACTTAGAGAAATTCCACACGTGGAAATAGTAAGAATAGGTTCAAGAACTCCTGTAGTTATGCCTCAAAGAATAACTGAGGACTTAGTTAACATGCTTAAGAAGTATCATCCAATTTGGCTTAATACTCACTTCAACCATACAAACGAAATAACAGAGGACTCGAAAAGAGCTTGTGAGTTGTTAGCTAATGCTGGAATACCTCTTGGAAACCAGTCAGTTTTACTAAGGGGAGTAAACGACTGTGTGCATGTAATGAAAAAGCTAGTAAATGAACTAGTAAAAATAAGAGTAAGACCTTATTACATTTATCAATGTGACCTTTCTATGGGACTAAGCCACTTTAGAACACCTGTAGCAAAGGGAATTGAAATAATAGAAGGTCTAAGAGGACATACTTCAGGCTTCTGCGTACCAACCTTTGTAGTTGATGCACCTGGAGGTGGCGGTAAAACTCCAGTTATGCCGAACTATGTTATATCACAAGGAGCAAACAAAATAATATTAAGAAACTTTGAAGGAGTAATAACGACTTATTCAGAGCCAGAAAACTATACTCCTGGATGTAACTGTGAGGTTTGCAGAGGGGAAGTAAGTGTTAAAAAAGTAGGAGTTTCAGGACTTTTAAATGGTCAACAATTGTCACTGGAACCAGAAGGACTAGAGAGAAAACAAAGAGAAAAGTCCAAACACCAAGTTGCTTCGGTGTAA
- a CDS encoding L-erythro-3,5-diaminohexanoate dehydrogenase, which produces MKKGCKYGTHRVIEPQGVLTQAAQKISNDMEIYSNEILVDVQSLNIDSASFTQLKKTADGDIEKIKSQILEIVGERGKMQNPVTGSGGMFIGTIAKIGEDLKDRDLKVGDKIASLVSLSLTPLKIDEIVDVKTNIDRVDIKGQAILFESGIYAKLPSDMTENLALAALDVAGAPAQTAKLVKPGQSVLILGAAGKSGMLCCYEAMKRVGPTGKVIGLVRKQEQAAKLKELGLCHEVILADAQRPVEVLNKTLEANNGKEVDISISCVNIQNTEMACILPVKDDGTVYFFSMATSFTKAALGAEGVGKDVNMIIGNGYTKDHAEITLSELRENEKLRKVFEELYV; this is translated from the coding sequence ATGAAAAAAGGATGTAAATATGGTACACACAGAGTAATTGAACCACAAGGAGTTCTAACTCAAGCAGCTCAAAAAATATCAAACGATATGGAGATCTACAGCAATGAAATATTAGTAGATGTTCAATCACTTAATATTGACTCAGCTAGCTTTACTCAACTTAAAAAGACTGCAGATGGAGATATAGAAAAAATTAAGTCACAAATACTAGAAATAGTTGGTGAAAGAGGAAAGATGCAAAATCCTGTAACAGGATCAGGCGGAATGTTCATAGGAACAATAGCTAAAATAGGAGAGGACCTAAAGGATAGAGACCTTAAGGTTGGAGACAAAATAGCTTCTCTAGTTTCACTTTCCTTAACTCCATTAAAGATAGACGAAATAGTAGATGTTAAGACTAACATAGACAGAGTAGATATAAAAGGTCAAGCTATACTATTTGAAAGTGGAATATATGCTAAGCTTCCAAGTGATATGACTGAAAACCTAGCATTAGCAGCTCTAGATGTAGCAGGAGCACCAGCTCAAACAGCTAAGCTTGTTAAGCCAGGACAAAGCGTATTAATTCTTGGTGCAGCAGGAAAATCAGGTATGTTATGCTGCTACGAAGCAATGAAGAGAGTAGGACCAACTGGAAAAGTTATAGGACTAGTAAGAAAACAAGAACAAGCAGCTAAGCTTAAAGAACTTGGACTATGTCATGAAGTTATTCTAGCAGATGCTCAAAGACCAGTTGAGGTTTTAAATAAGACACTAGAAGCTAATAATGGAAAAGAAGTTGATATCTCTATTAGCTGCGTTAACATCCAAAATACAGAAATGGCTTGCATACTTCCAGTTAAGGATGATGGTACAGTTTACTTCTTCTCAATGGCTACTAGCTTCACAAAGGCAGCCCTTGGAGCAGAAGGTGTTGGTAAGGATGTAAATATGATAATAGGTAATGGTTATACAAAAGATCATGCTGAAATTACTCTTTCAGAATTAAGAGAAAATGAAAAGCTTAGAAAAGTTTTTGAAGAATTATATGTTTAA
- a CDS encoding CoA transferase subunit B yields the protein MITDSKLAKQIIAKRVAQELRDGQLVNLGIGLPTMVANYVPEGMSVTFQSENGMVGMGPASEAGEEDVDITNAGGQYVTILPHGAYFDSSVSFALIRGGHVDITVLGALEVDQEGNLANWIIPGKMVPGMGGAMDLVTGAKRVIVAMQHTGKGEPKILKKCKLPLTAKAEVDLIVTELCVLEVTKEGLVLREINKDTTIDEVKSVTEADLIIPEQIKVMDV from the coding sequence ATGATTACAGATAGCAAGCTTGCAAAGCAAATTATAGCAAAAAGAGTTGCTCAAGAACTAAGAGATGGCCAGCTAGTAAACCTAGGAATAGGACTCCCAACTATGGTTGCAAATTATGTACCAGAAGGAATGTCTGTTACCTTTCAATCGGAAAATGGGATGGTAGGAATGGGACCTGCAAGTGAGGCAGGAGAAGAGGATGTTGATATAACAAACGCTGGGGGACAGTATGTAACAATTCTACCCCACGGAGCTTACTTTGACAGCTCAGTATCCTTTGCACTTATTAGAGGAGGACACGTTGACATTACTGTGCTTGGTGCTTTAGAAGTAGACCAAGAAGGAAATCTGGCAAACTGGATTATACCAGGAAAGATGGTACCTGGAATGGGTGGAGCAATGGATTTAGTTACTGGAGCTAAAAGGGTAATAGTAGCTATGCAGCATACAGGAAAGGGAGAACCAAAAATTCTTAAAAAGTGTAAACTGCCGCTAACTGCAAAGGCAGAGGTAGATTTAATAGTTACAGAGCTTTGCGTTCTTGAGGTTACTAAGGAAGGCTTAGTGCTAAGAGAAATAAACAAAGACACTACAATTGATGAAGTTAAATCAGTGACAGAAGCTGATTTGATTATACCAGAACAAATTAAAGTTATGGATGTATAA
- the atoD gene encoding acetate CoA-transferase subunit alpha, whose amino-acid sequence MNKVVMPEELKPLFKDGMTIMIGGFLGCGTPHKIIDLLIAMNVKDLTIIANDTSYVDKGIGRLVVNKQVKKVIASHIGTNSETGRLMNEGLMEVELVPQGTLIERIRAGGSGLGGVLTPTGVGTVVEEGKQKLTINGKEYLLELPLRADLSIIKGTIVDDFGNVFYKGTTRNFNPIIAMAGDKVVVEAEKLVKAGELNPDYVITPGVLVDYIIEGID is encoded by the coding sequence ATGAATAAGGTAGTAATGCCAGAGGAGCTAAAGCCCTTATTTAAGGATGGAATGACTATAATGATAGGTGGCTTTTTAGGCTGTGGTACTCCTCATAAAATAATCGATTTGCTTATAGCAATGAACGTTAAGGATTTAACAATTATTGCCAATGATACAAGTTATGTTGATAAGGGCATAGGTAGACTTGTTGTTAACAAACAAGTTAAAAAAGTTATAGCATCCCATATAGGAACAAATTCAGAAACTGGAAGACTTATGAATGAGGGCTTAATGGAGGTTGAATTAGTTCCACAGGGAACCTTAATTGAAAGAATTAGAGCAGGCGGCTCTGGACTTGGAGGGGTTTTGACTCCAACAGGGGTTGGAACTGTGGTAGAGGAAGGAAAGCAAAAGCTGACTATAAATGGCAAAGAATATCTGTTAGAGCTTCCTTTAAGGGCTGATTTATCTATAATCAAAGGAACTATTGTAGACGACTTTGGAAATGTATTTTACAAGGGAACTACAAGAAACTTTAATCCTATAATTGCAATGGCTGGAGATAAGGTTGTAGTGGAAGCTGAAAAGCTTGTAAAAGCTGGTGAGCTAAACCCAGACTATGTTATAACTCCAGGAGTATTAGTTGATTATATCATAGAGGGGATTGATTAA
- a CDS encoding 3-keto-5-aminohexanoate cleavage protein: MDKLIITAAICGAEVTKEHNPAVPYTVEEIGREAEAAYRAGASIIHLHVRQDDGTPTQDKERFRLCIEEIKRRCPDVIIQPSTGGAVGMSNEERLQPIYLHPEMATLDCGTCNFGGDEIFVNTENAIKEFGQKMIELGIKPEVEVFDKGMIDSAIRLQKKGFIKAPMHFNFVMGVNGGISATLRDFDFLMGSIPEGSTFTVSGIGRNQFQVAAMSIVSGGHVRVGFEDNVYISKGVPAKSNGEMVEKVVRLAKELGREIATPAEAREILGLKK, translated from the coding sequence ATGGATAAGCTAATAATAACAGCAGCTATATGTGGTGCAGAAGTTACAAAGGAACACAATCCGGCTGTACCATATACTGTAGAAGAAATAGGCAGAGAAGCAGAAGCCGCTTACAGAGCAGGTGCAAGTATTATACACCTTCATGTAAGACAAGATGATGGTACTCCAACTCAAGATAAAGAAAGATTTAGACTTTGTATAGAAGAGATAAAAAGAAGATGCCCTGATGTTATAATTCAACCTTCTACAGGTGGAGCAGTGGGAATGAGCAACGAGGAAAGACTTCAGCCAATATATTTACACCCTGAAATGGCTACTCTTGATTGCGGGACTTGTAACTTTGGAGGAGACGAAATATTTGTAAACACAGAAAATGCTATTAAAGAATTTGGCCAAAAGATGATTGAACTTGGGATAAAGCCTGAAGTAGAAGTATTTGACAAAGGAATGATAGACTCAGCAATAAGACTTCAAAAGAAGGGTTTTATAAAAGCACCAATGCATTTTAACTTCGTAATGGGAGTTAATGGAGGAATCAGTGCAACACTAAGAGATTTTGACTTCTTAATGGGGAGTATACCTGAAGGAAGTACCTTTACCGTATCGGGAATAGGAAGAAATCAATTTCAAGTTGCAGCCATGTCTATAGTGTCCGGTGGGCATGTTAGAGTAGGATTTGAAGACAACGTTTACATTTCTAAAGGTGTTCCTGCAAAGTCAAATGGAGAGATGGTAGAAAAGGTAGTAAGACTTGCTAAGGAGCTTGGAAGAGAAATAGCAACTCCAGCAGAAGCTAGAGAAATATTAGGTCTTAAAAAATAA
- a CDS encoding hotdog fold domain-containing protein: protein MKALIRMRMSAHDAHYGGNLVDGARMLQLFGDVATELLIRNDGDEGLFRAYDNVEFLAPVFAGDYIEADGEIVECGNSSRKMVFEARKVIIPRPDINDSACDVLETPIVVCRASGTCVVPKDKQRK from the coding sequence TTGAAAGCACTAATTAGAATGAGAATGAGCGCACATGATGCTCACTATGGTGGTAACTTAGTTGATGGCGCAAGAATGCTTCAACTATTTGGAGATGTAGCCACAGAGTTACTTATAAGAAATGATGGAGATGAAGGGCTTTTTAGAGCTTATGACAATGTAGAATTTTTAGCTCCAGTATTTGCAGGTGACTACATAGAAGCAGATGGTGAAATTGTTGAGTGTGGTAATAGCTCAAGAAAAATGGTTTTTGAAGCTAGAAAGGTTATTATTCCTAGACCTGATATCAATGATTCAGCTTGTGATGTACTAGAAACACCAATAGTAGTTTGCAGAGCCAGTGGAACTTGCGTAGTACCAAAGGATAAGCAAAGAAAGTAA
- a CDS encoding NAD(P)-dependent malic enzyme, translating to MTIYEESLKFHEEKRGKLEIVSRVPVNTSQDLSLAYTPGVAQPCLEIEKNPDLAYVYTRKWNTIAVVSDGTAVLGLGDIGPLGSLPVMEGKSVLFKTFGDVDAFPIVLDTKDADEIVETVVRIAPGLGGINLEDISAPRCFEIERKLKERLDIPVFHDDQHGTAVVTLAGLINALKIVNKKLEDLKIVTNGAGAAGVAITKLLLSSGVKDITMCDRKGAIYEGRGGLDVSKEEIAKITNLNKTAGSLADALKGADVFIGVSAPGTVTEEMVKAMNKDAIIFAMANPTPEIFPEDAKKAGARVIGTGRSDFPNQVNNVLAFPGIFRGALDVRAREINEEMKVAAAYAIANSIPENELNEDYIIPKSFNKEVQSKVADAVREAARKSGVARL from the coding sequence ATGACTATATACGAAGAATCTTTAAAATTCCACGAAGAAAAAAGAGGTAAGTTAGAAATAGTATCAAGAGTACCAGTAAATACTTCACAAGACTTAAGTTTGGCTTATACTCCTGGAGTTGCTCAACCTTGTCTTGAAATTGAAAAAAATCCTGATTTAGCTTATGTTTATACTAGAAAATGGAACACAATTGCAGTAGTATCTGATGGAACTGCAGTATTAGGACTTGGAGATATCGGTCCATTAGGCTCACTTCCAGTAATGGAAGGAAAATCTGTACTATTCAAAACTTTTGGAGATGTAGATGCATTTCCTATAGTTCTTGATACAAAGGATGCAGATGAAATAGTTGAAACAGTAGTTAGAATTGCCCCAGGTCTTGGTGGAATAAACCTAGAAGATATATCAGCACCAAGATGCTTTGAAATTGAAAGAAAATTAAAAGAAAGACTTGATATACCTGTATTCCATGATGATCAACACGGTACAGCTGTTGTTACTTTAGCTGGTCTTATAAACGCACTAAAGATTGTTAACAAAAAGCTTGAAGACTTAAAGATTGTAACAAACGGAGCAGGTGCTGCTGGAGTTGCTATAACAAAGCTTCTTCTATCCTCAGGTGTAAAAGATATTACTATGTGCGATAGAAAAGGTGCTATATATGAAGGCCGCGGCGGTCTTGATGTATCAAAGGAAGAAATTGCAAAAATAACAAACTTAAATAAAACTGCCGGCTCTCTTGCTGATGCGCTGAAGGGTGCAGATGTATTTATAGGAGTTTCAGCTCCTGGTACAGTAACTGAGGAAATGGTTAAAGCTATGAATAAAGATGCTATAATCTTTGCTATGGCTAACCCAACACCAGAAATATTCCCTGAAGATGCTAAGAAGGCAGGAGCAAGAGTTATTGGTACAGGAAGATCTGACTTCCCAAATCAAGTAAACAACGTACTTGCTTTCCCTGGAATATTCAGAGGAGCTCTAGATGTAAGAGCTAGAGAAATCAATGAAGAAATGAAGGTTGCCGCAGCTTATGCTATAGCAAACTCAATTCCTGAAAATGAATTAAATGAAGATTATATAATACCAAAATCTTTCAACAAGGAAGTTCAAAGCAAAGTTGCTGACGCAGTAAGAGAAGCAGCTAGAAAGAGCGGAGTAGCTAGACTATAA
- a CDS encoding HD domain-containing protein: MSELMPTREAALLLLKEYTKSDSLIKHALSVEAVMRHFAKLFDESDIEKWGIIGLLHDIDYELYPEEHCIKARDILKSKNYPESYIHAVECHGYGICTNVEPVETMEKVLYTIDELTGLITATVLMRPSKSILDLEVKSVKKKWKQKSFAAGVDRDLIEKGAKRLGIEMDKVIEETINGMKAAAEEIGLAGAQ; encoded by the coding sequence ATGAGTGAATTGATGCCTACTAGGGAAGCTGCTTTACTGCTTCTGAAGGAATACACAAAAAGTGATAGTTTAATAAAACATGCTCTATCTGTAGAAGCCGTTATGAGACACTTTGCAAAGCTTTTTGATGAAAGTGATATTGAAAAATGGGGAATTATAGGACTTCTTCATGATATAGATTACGAACTTTACCCAGAAGAGCACTGCATAAAAGCAAGGGATATATTAAAAAGCAAAAACTATCCAGAGTCATACATACATGCTGTGGAATGTCACGGCTATGGAATCTGTACTAATGTAGAACCTGTAGAAACAATGGAAAAGGTCCTTTATACAATTGATGAGTTGACTGGGCTTATTACAGCCACAGTACTTATGAGACCTAGTAAAAGCATTCTTGACTTAGAAGTAAAATCAGTTAAGAAAAAGTGGAAGCAAAAAAGCTTTGCGGCTGGAGTAGATAGAGACCTAATTGAAAAAGGTGCAAAAAGGCTTGGAATAGAAATGGATAAGGTTATTGAAGAGACAATAAACGGAATGAAAGCTGCTGCTGAAGAAATAGGCTTAGCAGGTGCTCAATAA